The Microplitis demolitor isolate Queensland-Clemson2020A chromosome 8, iyMicDemo2.1a, whole genome shotgun sequence genome has a segment encoding these proteins:
- the LOC103573162 gene encoding cullin-9 has protein sequence MPSLQSLVVRRAPLMDMGTATSSVTSVNPPSSKNGTIHKKIDSSNKATNKLSNVGLKLPLVKQEHASGGNNFLLTERTITKGGLSGIGLSNSVMGTGTGGCDNGTALNSSNGVDVPLLGRQESSTSLETRASIGTADVPGARGGSWANLSPGSNLRKCETAVGLSTLHLENRPINKSRVCSRCSSLLSLASSSRYSLAAGNFVPATTNQINLQQQQQQTSSQFLCKLCLVDVTVSKIFRIEGCGCFYCRDCMKAYVEFEIEEGAYEISCPDSQCDWASILTLKEISTLVSPELMEKHNKFRLNRDVSMDKDRAWCPRAGCETICSINSPGSNGMSPGPVHCPNCSTDFCSVCRESWHNGPCPNLPLGIPFDNDHIKCCPMCSVPIEKDEGCAQMMCKRCKHVFCWYCLASLDDDFLLRHYDKGPCKNKLGHSRASVIWHRTQVIGIFAGFGLLLLVASPLLLLAAPCIVCCKCRVCGSSRLDHDNNNGNGSSNGGGTNADSNDDASTPSRWGVSIFRWKRKIRG, from the exons ATGCCTAGCCTACAATCGCTCGTCGTACGACGAGCTCCTCTCATGGATATGGGTACTGCTACCAGTTCAGTAACTTCTGTTAACCCGCCGTCATCAAAAAATGGaacaattcataaaaaaatagatagtaGTAATAAAGCTACAAATAAACTGAGTAATGTCGGACTTAAATTACCGTTGGTTAAACAAGAACACGCAAGTGgtggtaataattttttgttaactgAAAGAACAATTACAAAAGGTGGTCTGAGTGGTATAGGTTTGAGTAACTCTGTAATGGGAACTGGTACTGGTGGTTGTGATAATGGTACTGCTCTAAACAGCTCCAATGGGGTTGATGTACCACTTCTTGGCCGACAAGAGAGCAGTACCAGTCTTGAAACACGTGCCTCAATAGGAACTGCTGATGTTCCTGGAGCTCGGGGTGGCAGTTGGGCGAACTTATCACCAGGGAGTAATTTACGTAAGTGTGAAACTGCTGTTGGTCTCAGTACACTACATCTGGAGAACAGGCCCATCAATAAGAGCCGAGTATGCTCCAGATGCTCTAGTTTGCTTTCCCTGGCGTCCAGTTCGAGATACAGTTTGGCTGCTGGTAATTTTGTACCGGCTACaactaatcaaataaatttacaacaacagcagcagcaaacATCCAGTCAATTTCTTTGTAAGCTTTGTCTTGTTGATGTTACTGTGTCTAAAATATTCAGGATTGAAGGCTGCGGATGTTTTTATTGTAGAGAT tgtATGAAGGCCTATGTTGAGTTTGAAATAGAAGAAGGTGCTTATGAAATAAGCTGTCCGGATTCACAGTGTGATTGGGCTTCTATTCTTACGTTAAAAGAAATATCGACGCTTGTTAGTCCAGAGTTAATggaaaaacataataaatttcgaCTTAATAgag atGTGTCGATGGACAAAGACCGCGCGTGGTGTCCACGTGCTGGCTGTGAGACGATTTGTTCCATAAATAGTCCAGGCAGCAATGGTATGTCACCGGGACCTGTACACTGTCCAAATTGTTCTACGGATTTTTGTTCAGTATGCCGTGAATCCTGGCACAATGGTCCGTGTCCGAATCTTCCTCTGGGTATACCATTTGACAATGATCATATTAAATGTTGTCCAATGTGCTCAGTGCCTATTGAAAAGGACGAAGGCTGTGCACAGATGATGTGCAAAAGATGTAAACATGTGTTCTGTTGGTATTGCTTAGCATCACTAGac gatGACTTTTTATTGCGACATTACGATAAAGGaccatgtaaaaataaattaggaCATTCAAGAGCTTCTGTTATTTGGCATCGAACTCAAGTAATCGGTATATTCGCGGGTTTTGGCCTTTTACTTCTCGTAGCCTCTCCACTATTGTTATTAGCGGCGCCGTGTATTGTTTGTTGTAAATGTCGTGTATGCGGATCATCACGACTCGATCATGATAATAACAATGGGAATGGTAGTAGTAATGGTGGTGGTACTAATGCTGATAGTAATGACGATGCCTCGAC
- the LOC103573158 gene encoding bromodomain-containing protein DDB_G0280777 produces MMEPIKTPTMHVNEPKALCSTLSCTGRGNDEISKKLEDELLYDAGEDGDEDDALSDDSLRLRLSDDEADADDERTSCTSSNHHKSLKTESLAIANSSSTDDRLNGIDNAHYKLDSNQDDKIFKSLSDSNSFPTKQEKQDNNEEELIVKEGKIEQLEVEADKKIDIKVEKEGQLSLKKLDNSSSVNGININDKTNEDNEKNLAACVDTQDDKLNDDNITSTSTSLSSSTLSSKASSVINEPDTVESRDCIVDDCQEINNCDSITFEEEELEIEEDKQEEQNVIEELEDEVEEEVEEEEVIHLEPAEMETEKAATDDINFDDSKYPVVNTDDNSVINLDNDESSKINKPSESNANELNKDSRVDDKVNNIIVVKPLTKLMGNSEPDTTEKPTGKRRLSISDDVFENANKKINCIDTLVPSSEMSSTTMTTVATKKLDNKEQNNVENVDAEDDNMNVEIVEIQKDTIEVYDVSNSDSAQKTVKNGEILNNVNGNADCNKQDVASGIETNDTASIVTETEKNIERSSPERQNEVHPKRKLRRKKRKSSPASSTLHQGQEKENVRQKRETAQKAQEMIRKYNNESDSESSEQSSLIQYNKPNSHNNSNNNNSSNNNNINNSNNNNNQHNARSTSPPALKRNCFDKDETLNIGATLKKPKRDTDNNDDKSDIKNITTPESKHKSLEHVRKFFLRDCKQKLSKFTQEELEELLVQKIVETITMRDEIGKLREQAKISERNQEATRLKCQQLAKHVKDFDMVLKRYENDRRQHDKTDKLISPIKINRSVGLQVNFVTDHGLQNLRQLMHSKPTPGTIINGATSFPIKTNEESVNNINSNIGPVTRGVKGIKVRSPRKIDSPGSSPSVSTTCIIPITSHIQTQPPQVVIPTATLPPQQQLQQHQQQQQQLQQQQQQQQQQQQQQPIQQHKQQQQQPIPIHLTHPVASVTPAALVVSKQVDNRHPITSTAQIINHQLLPNQTISFNGVITTTQNPINRSAKVLNVRSNNVNDNTLIDLTGEEEKNKKPPPLAAIAPTPKDPSATIMPKGPSRFQRIVQSAPAMTLSQPANIKVIQPSDRPTPTALVNNMNMNSSKQLFVMKGNGTGQQLLIANHQIRPAVTTNSRQSFPGIAYSGVQTLTNASLRVVTAPNNLVSATIKAKHPAPLPAPTPYALTPTSKLPPPAPSLKISKVPTGIVLSWNMALSDKYADIASYQLYAYQEVIGMAPSTSMWKKVGDVRALALPMACTLTQFSEGNNYYFAVRAVDTLSRFGLYSQPGSISL; encoded by the exons atgatggAACCAATAAAAACACCAACAATGCATGTGAACGAACCCAAAGCCCTTTGTTCTACTCTGTCATGTACTGGACGTGGAAATGatgaaatatcaaaaaagttAGAAGACGAATTATTGTATGATGCCGGTGAAGATGGAGACGAGGATGATGCACTTTCAGATGATAGTTTACGTTTGAGGCTATCAGATGATGAAGCAGATGCTGATGATGAAAGAACATCTTGTACTTCCAGTAATCATCACAAATCCTTAAAGACTGAGTCACTTG CTATTGCAAATTCATCCAGTACTGATGATCGTTTAAACGGAATAGATAATGCTCATTACAAGTTGGATAGCAACCaagatgataaaatatttaaatcactaaGTGATAGTAATAGTTTTCCCACTAAACAAGAAAAGCAAGATAACAATGAAGAAGAACTCATTGTAAAGGAAGGTAAAATTGAACAATTAGAAGTTGAagcagataaaaaaatagacattAAAGTTGAAAAAGAAGGTCAATtgtctttgaaaaaattagataattcATCATCGGTTAatggtataaatataaatgataaaactaATGaggataatgaaaaaaatttagcagcTTGTGTTGATACGCaggatgataaattaaatgatgataatataaCGTCAACATCAACATCATTGTCATCCTCAACATTATCATCGAAAGCTTCATCGGTAATTAATGAACCGGATACTGTTGAATCACGTGATTGTATAGTTGACGATTgtcaagaaataaataattgcgattcgataacttttgaagagGAAGAATTAGAAATTGAAGAAGATAAACAAGAAGAACAAAACGTCATTGAGGAATTGGAAGACGAAGTTGAAGAGGAAGTCGAAGAGGAAGAAGTTATACATCTAGAACCTGCTGAAATGGAGACAGAAAAGGCAGCAACTGATGACATTAATTTTGACGATTCAAAATACCCTGTTGTGAATACCGATGATAATTCTGTGATTAATCTTGATAATGATGaaagtagtaaaataaataaaccaagTGAATCTAATGCGAATGAATTGAATAAAGATAGCCGTGTTGATGATAAAGTAAACAATATTATTGTTGTCAAACCATTAACAAAACTAATGGGCAATAGTGAACCAGATACTACTGAAAAACCAACTGGCAAACGTCGTCTGAGTATTTCGGATGACGTTTTTGAGAAcgccaataaaaaaataaattgtattgatACTTTGGTTCCATCTAGTGAAATGTCATCGACAACAATGACTACAGTAGCTACAAAAAAGTTAGATAATAAAGAACAAAATAATGTTGAAAACGTTGATGCTGAGGATGACAATATGAATGTTGAAATAGTTGAGATTCAAAAGGATACTATTGAAGTTTATGATGTTAGCAACAGTGATAGTGCTCAGAAGACTGTTAAAAATGGTGAGATACTGAATAATGTCAATGGTAATGCAGATTGTAATAAACAAGATGTTGCCAGTGGTATAGAAACAAATGACACTGCCAGTATAGTAACGgaaacggaaaaaaatatagaaagaTCTAGCCCTGAACGTCAAAATGAAGTTCACCCGAAAAGAAAGCTTAGACGTAAGAAAAGGAAAAGTTCACCTGCTAGCAGTACTCTTCATCAAGGGCaag AGAAAGAAAATGTTCGACAAAAACGTGAAACTGCACAAAAAGCTCAGGAAATGATtcgtaaatataataatgaaagtGATTCAGAATCTAGTGAACAATCATCGttaattcaatataataaacctaatagtcataataatagtaataataataatagtagtaataataataatattaataatagtaataataataataatcagcaCAATGCACGATCAACATCACCACCAGCGTTAAAACGTAACTGTTTTGATAAAGACGAGACACTTAATATCGGTGCTACGTTAAAAAAACCAAAGAGGGATAcggataataatgatgataaaagtgacattaaaaatattactacaCCGGAAAGTAAACACAAATCTCTGGAAcatgttagaaaatttttcttgagagattgtaaacaaaaattgtCGAAATTTACACAAGAG gAATTAGAGGAGTTGTTGGTCCAAAAAATAGTTGAGACAATAACGATGCGTGATGAAATCGGTAAATTACGTGAGCAAGCTAAAATATCAGAACGTAATCAAGAAGCGACGCGTTTAAAATGTCAACAATTAGCTAAGCATGTCAAAGATTTTGATATGGTATTGAAACGTTATGAAAATGATCGTAGACAACATGATAAAACTGATAAACTCATATcgccaataaaaattaacagatCTGTTGGATTACAAGTAAATTTTGTAACG GATCATGGACTGCAAAATTTGCGGCAATTGATGCACAGTAAACCAACACCAGGAACAATTATTAATGGCGCGACTAGTTTcccaataaaaacaaatgagGAGTCggttaataatattaatagcaATATTGGTCCCGTGACTAGAGGAGTCAAGGGAATTAAAGTACGATCACCACGTAAGATTGATAGTCCTGGAAGTTCACCAAGTGTATCAACAACATGTATAATACCGATTACAAGTCATATTCAAACTCAGCCGCCCCAAGTTGTTATACCAACAGCAACATTACCACCACAACAACAGTTGCAACAGcatcaacaacagcagcaacagcttcaacagcagcagcagcagcaacaacagcaacaacaacaacagcctATTCAACAACAtaaacaacaacagcaacaaccaATACCTATTCATTTAACACACCCTGTCGCAAGCGTAACACCAGCGGCTTTAGTCGTTTCTAAACAAGTCGATAATCGGCATCCAATAACTTCAACCGcacaaattattaatcatcaattactgcccaat caaACCATTTCATTTAATGGAGTGATAACAACTACTCAAAATCCAATTAATCGATCAGCGAAAGTGCTTAATGTAAGAAGTAATAATGTTAATGATAACACATTAATCGATCTTACTGGTGAAGaagaaaagaataaaa aaccaCCACCACTGGCTGCAATCGCACCAACGCCTAAAGATCCTTCAGCTACAATTATGCCTAAAGGCCCATCTCGTTTCCAGCGAATAGTTCAATCGGCACCAGCTATGACATTATCGCAACCTGCCAATATTAAAGTCATACAACCTTCAGACCGGCCTACGCCGACTGCATTAGtt aataatatgAATATGAATTCATCTAAACAATTATTCGTCATGAAAGGAAATGGTACTGGCCAACAATTACTTATAGCTAATCATCAG attcgGCCAGCGGTTACAACAAATTCCAGACAATCTTTTCCTGGAATTGCCTATTCag gTGTACAAACATTAACAAATGCTTCATTACGAGTTGTAACGGCCCCAAATAATTTGGTATCAGCAACAATAAAAgctaaa CATCCCGCGCCACTTCCAGCACCAACGCCTTATGCTTTAACTCCGACATCAAAACTACCACCTCCAGCACCATCGTTGAAAATATCTAAAGTTCCAACTG gaaTTGTTTTATCTTGGAACATGGCACTATCCGATAAATACGCAGACATTGCAAGTTATCAGTTATACGCGTATCAAGAAGTCATCGGAATGGCACCAAGTACATCCATGTGGAAAAAAGTTGGTGATGTTCGGGCATTAGCCCTGCCGATGGCTTGTACATTGACCcag TTTTCTGAAggaaacaattattatttcgcTGTTCGAGCTGTTGATACTTTATCCAGATTTGGACTATACAGTCAACCAGGAAGCATTTCTCTGTAA